The following proteins are co-located in the Larimichthys crocea isolate SSNF chromosome XXIV, L_crocea_2.0, whole genome shotgun sequence genome:
- the clec14a gene encoding C-type lectin domain family 14 member A, producing MESWFCSSWIHLSLVIIMFRNISAYPASPLRYTIHSANHSFDEAMDLCSPGVLATFKTEQELGVILGEISSGSHLHQNPSIFWVGLRKGKKECVLPTLPLRGFKWIEDGSEKSQVIVNWIVEPENTCATLRCAALKLHVDGSKVTSWGLIPVGCKNKYQFICKLGDRLTGGTPKPPNSAVPEPHNPEPVPATREPEPEPATSELPTEGPEQESDQNPKTGPEVDGLKPGSEPALVSDSCQHPIIHSARSISMDSINSSRIQVECWSNIQLELHCSGRPALWRMLDDSPANFTTLCQPCEDGFEKDASGNCLDIDECSRRSPCRHTCLNTEGSYRCVCTNEDGKHQDEDSPVCRDKVNNDNFMSSILFPVLVAVAALVVLVVVVMVIVKCCLMRRSKKRAMKKAEKMGMKTKEGTDSFETANEKGLV from the coding sequence ATGGAGTCTTGGTTCTGCTCCAGCTGGATACACCTTTCGTTGGTTATCATCATGTTCAGAAATATCTCGGCTTACCCGGCATCACCACTGCGCTACACCATCCACTCTGCCAATCACAGCTTCGATGAGGCCATGGATCTTTGTTCCCCTGGTGTCCTTGCTACCTTCAAAACTGAGCAGGAGCTGGGTGTAATCCTTGGGGAAATCTCATCAGGTTCACATCTACATCAGAACCCATCCATATTCTGGGTTGGCTTGAGGAAGGGCAAGAAAGAATGTGTGCTTCCCACACTTCCACTGAGAGGATTCAAGTGGATAGAGGATGGCAGCGAAAAGTCGCAGGTGATCGTCAACTGGATCGTAGAACCAGAAAATACCTGTGCGACGCTTCGCTGTGCAGCACTAAAGCTGCATGTAGACGGGTCGAAGGTGACTAGTTGGGGTCTGATTCCTGTCGGCTGTAAGAACAAATACCAGTTCATCTGTAAGCTGggagacagactgacaggagGAACACCTAAACCACCAAATTCTGCTGTACCAGAACCACATAACCCTGAACCTGTACCTGCAACAagagaaccagaaccagaaccagctaCATCTGAACTTCCAACTGAAGGACCAGAGCAAGAAAGTGACCAGAACCCTAAAACTGGACCGGAAGTGGACGGCCTCAAGCCTGGTTCTGAACCTGCACTGGTGTCAGACTCTTGTCAGCACCCCATCATCCATTCTGCTCGCTCCATCAGTATGGACTCaatcaacagcagcaggatcCAGGTGGAGTGCTGGTCCAATATCCAGCTGGAGCTCCACTGCTCAGGCCGTCCTGCTCTGTGGCGGATGCTGGATGACTCCCCTGCAAACTTCACCACCCTCTGCCAGCCGTGCGAGGATGGCTTTGAGAAAGATGCTTCTGGAAACTGTTTGGACATCGACGAGTGCAGCAGGCGCAGCCCCTGCAGGCACACCTGCCTGAACACTGAGGGCTCATATAGGTGTGTCTGCACCAATGAAGATGGAAAACACCAAGATGAGGACTCACCAGTGTGCAGAGATAAAGTGAATAATGACAACTTTATGTCCAGTATTCTTTTCCCGGTGCTGGTTGCCGTGGCAGCGCTGGTGGTTCTGGTggtggttgtcatggtgatagTGAAGTGCTGCCTGATGAGGCGGTCAAAGAAACGTGCCATGAAGAAAGCAGAGAAGATGGGGATGAAGACCAAAGAAGGCACTGATTCCTTTGAAACAGCTAATGAGAAGGGATTGGTATGA